A region of the Lycium barbarum isolate Lr01 chromosome 1, ASM1917538v2, whole genome shotgun sequence genome:
AAAGCTCTTCTGCCTTCTTTAATATCTAACTTCTTGGTTATTGAGATTAAACAAACAACAAAGAAAGTTAACCCCGTGTTTCCACCAGTAATAGAAAAATCATTAACCTTTCTTGTGGAAAATAATTAGTTGAGTTATGCTATTACAACCGATAAATTTAGGACACGTGATAGGGAGATCCAAATATTAGGAGGTACACTTTGCCGCTCATTCTCTTGAATTTGAGTGAAATTAGGCCCTTCTTTGAATCTTTCCCTTTATTACAAGATTGTAATTTAATCCATTCTAGGTAGTTAAGTTAGTTCAAACTTGGCATTTTCCTGTCTTTTTGTAGAAAAAACAAAACAGAAGGGCTAAAATGTCGTATTTCTAAaaattatgagcccgtttggcttagtttgaaaaagaaaaggaaaaattatgCGACGTGACAAACATTTAGATTGTATATACGATGCGTAGCTATAGTTTCAAAAATTACGAAACGTAATTACATTTTGCCTTTTGTAGCAAATACACAATACACACGCATAACTGTATGCGTTGATACAATTCTTTCACACGATTTCAGTTGATACATTATGCACTGATACAGTTGATACCCATCGCCTAATACAGCTCTCCTGCCTGATACAACAATTGTAGCTACGTTTCATAAATACACAAACTATAGCTAAGTTTCGTAATTACACTCTAAACTATAGCTGTTTATGAAATTTTCTAAAAAACGAAGCATCCAAAACTAAGATCGGCTTTCAAAAGTTACCAATATGGATTAGACACATGTTCAATAAACTGGGGTAACGAACACAAACCTTCCGGAAAAAAATAGACTGAACACCTTGATTTATTGGCTTGTCCAACCTAGCAACATTCATGAGTTGTTAGTTCAACTGTCTAGCATTATTGATTGTCAGACATAGAAATTAGTTCAATTTCACCATTTGAGTACACAATACATGTTTAAAAGTAGAAAGTAGAGGCATTTGACAAAGAATATTAGGGAGAAACAGTAGGTAGCGACCTCTTTTATTAATTTCTTCCTAATTTTCCCATATGGGATAAACCCATGAGTCCAACAACGGATCATAAAGTACTGGTCTTACAAAAAGCCATAAAAGAAAAGATCGAAGAGAACAAAACGCACGTACTAATTATTACAGCGATACCTTCTTTAACGACTTTTTTACATTGTGATATTCACTCTTATTCCTTTTCTCCGAGTTGAGGCCATAACTCAGGATTTGGACATATAAGGAATTCCAATTACATGCAAGTTGGCTTTCTTCCTTACTGTCTCTCCAAAAGCCTCTGTCATGTCAAGGTTGTTTGGTTCAATACCGTTCGGGAGTTTCCAATCAAAATGGAATAAAAGCTGAGCAAGTGGAAGTTCAAGATTTGATATCCCAAACAAAATTCCTGGACATGCCCTTCTACCAGCACCAAAAGGTATAAACTCAAAGTTATTCCCTTTGAAATCAAGTGTCGAATTTCGGTGTCTTTCTGGTTCAAAGCATTCAGCATTTTCCCAATACTTGGGATCCCTGCATATTGCCCATGCATTAACCATTAACCTTGTATTGGCTTGTATCTCATATCCACCAAGTTCACATCTTTGTCTAGCTACTCTTGGTACTAACAAAGGCACGGGCGCATGCAATCTCAGTGTTTCTTTGATAACCAATCTCAAGTAGTCAAGTTGTTGCACCTCAGACTCTGAGATTATACTTTTTCCTTTGAATGCTCGTCTGACCTCGGCTTGCGCCTGCTGCATTACCTGTGGATTCTTCATCAGTTCTGCCATTGCCCACTCTAAGGCTGTCGATGAAGTATCAGTCCCCGCAATAAATGTTTCCTGAGAATGCAATTATAGTTAATACTCTATCTGGTCCATATAATAGTTTTGTAAGGTTTTTGCATACTAATAATGACAGTGTTTGTGTAAACTatactttgtctcgccttgaattTCTAACGTAATCAGCATTCCACTAATTGGAACAGGAAGGGCTTATATGAGAAGAAGTATAATAAACGATTTCTTGTTTTCCTAaaacgacaaatattttgaaacaAATTCAGTTTGCCAAAAAATTTCAGCCTGCAATCCCTTGAAACAGAATACTTGAATGACATATATACAATAGCTAGAATGAAGTATAACCTTTGTAGCTTGTAGATGAATGAATTAGAAATAAATAAGTTGTAGCAATATAATTATTCTTCACTGGTCAAGCTGCTTGATGTATTAGATCTGTTCGGgctttaatatttcttaaggacTTAAACTTATAAACACTGgcaagggcagcccggtgcactaagctcccgctatgtgcggggtccggggaagggacggaccacaagggtctattgtacgcagccttatcttgcatttctgcaagagactGCACGGCTCGAACTTATAAACTTATAAACACTATCCATATATTTTATCCTATTCTAACAAGCAAGTTAACTTTTTTTAGGTTACTAATCTCACTTTATATTTATTATTACCTATAATTATATTTTAGATGACCTTATAGTGTAAAAAGCTTTTTTGCACTATCAGTAGATAGAAGTTAAACTCGATTTCTAAGCTTTTTAAAGCATTAAATTTCTAATCTTAAGGTTTAGCTATATTCAGGTTACTCTTTTAAAAGTTGGAACCCTGTTTCTATTTTCTTCTTTACCTTTTAACATAATTTTTCTTTTGCAATTTGTTGTAGGAACATACCAAAATGACAGCTTTGATTGTGTCAGTTGTAATAGGAACTTCAAGGTCACCACTTTCTTGAACTCTCAATAGTACATCCACAAGATCTTCCTTGTGCATTTTGTCCTTACCACTGATTGTTCTCCTTGCAACTTTATGCTCTTGGAGAACGCTTTCTAAAATTTCGTCGATTTGGTGATGTATTTTCAACATTGCAGCCTTTGCTCCAGTTAAAGGATGGAGAAATTTGAGTGAAGGAAATGTGTCTGGCAAGTCAAATCCGCCTGCCAGATCGACAATTTTCCTCAAGGTAGCGATAAATTCATCTTGGCTCTCGAGTTTCCTACCGAATGCAGCCCTGGATATAATGTTGTTCGTCAGCGTAAATATCATCTGGCTGAGATTGATGGTAGTACCTGTTGGGATCAAAATAGTAGGGCATCATGCGGAAGCTAACAATCTCAAATCCTGAATGACGATAAATCAGAAACAAAGAAAGGTATTCTAAAAGAGGCATAATACCTTAGTATAGTTTGGTCAATTAAGCTATGCTCTCCCCGTAAACGTGACTCTTGtaatgactacattgtggatgtaTTGTGTTATTGCTTGAAGGAAATATTCTCAATTTTTAGAAGTCTATAGCTTTTTTCTTCTAAGAA
Encoded here:
- the LOC132632629 gene encoding desmethyl-deoxy-podophyllotoxin synthase-like — translated: MELPFSQFSILLSFLLFLVIAIKLLRESKKGKGPNLPPGPRKLPLVGNLHQLMGSLPHHTLRDMAKEYGPIMHLRFGEVPTVIVSSAEAAKEVMKTHDLVFADRPKILVADIIGYNSTQITFSPYGDHWRQLRKICVAELLNVKRVQSFESIRQEEVEDLIKMISSNPAGTTINLSQMIFTLTNNIISRAAFGRKLESQDEFIATLRKIVDLAGGFDLPDTFPSLKFLHPLTGAKAAMLKIHHQIDEILESVLQEHKVARRTISGKDKMHKEDLVDVLLRVQESGDLEVPITTDTIKAVILETFIAGTDTSSTALEWAMAELMKNPQVMQQAQAEVRRAFKGKSIISESEVQQLDYLRLVIKETLRLHAPVPLLVPRVARQRCELGGYEIQANTRLMVNAWAICRDPKYWENAECFEPERHRNSTLDFKGNNFEFIPFGAGRRACPGILFGISNLELPLAQLLFHFDWKLPNGIEPNNLDMTEAFGETVRKKANLHVIGIPYMSKS